A genomic segment from Mucilaginibacter terrenus encodes:
- a CDS encoding PH domain-containing protein: protein MENNEILLKPAMSFAVLKILPLIFLALLFLLLAWYLSPFFVFFSIGTLAAGWYRLLYIRKSIYLVTPEVVRISRGIFFKRTDMLEIYRVKDYVITQSFILQLLGLMNLTLKSTDAENPVIWMVGIPESDVIDTIRDYVQEARKHNRIYEIN, encoded by the coding sequence ATGGAAAACAATGAAATATTATTAAAACCGGCAATGAGCTTTGCCGTTCTAAAAATCCTGCCGCTCATCTTTTTGGCCCTCCTTTTTTTACTGCTCGCCTGGTACCTGTCGCCTTTTTTTGTGTTTTTCAGTATCGGGACATTGGCTGCGGGATGGTATCGCTTGCTATATATCCGAAAAAGCATTTACCTCGTTACCCCGGAAGTCGTCAGGATCAGCCGGGGGATATTCTTTAAACGGACGGATATGCTGGAAATATACCGCGTTAAAGATTATGTTATAACGCAATCTTTTATCCTTCAGCTCTTGGGCTTGATGAACCTGACCTTAAAAAGTACTGATGCCGAAAATCCGGTGATCTGGATGGTTGGCATACCGGAATCTGACGTTATCGACACGATTCGGGACTATGTTCAGGAAGCACGAAAACACAACAGGATTTATGAAATTAATTGA
- a CDS encoding CusA/CzcA family heavy metal efflux RND transporter yields MLDAIIRFSIRNKLVIGFFTLALIAWGIWSTSQIPVDALPDITNNQVQVITKAPTLAAQEVEQFITYPVERSLSNLPNITEMRSMSRFGLSVITIVFKESVDVYFARQLIAEKLNEVQEQIPKGTGRPEMAPVTTGLGEIYQYILHPKKGSEKKYSAMDLRTMQDWIVVRQLYGIAGVAEVTAFGGVAKQFEVALDPDKLKAMDVTIPEVFTALEKNNQNTGGAYIDKKPNAYFIRGVGLMSGIPDIENTIIKRQLNGVPILVKNVAKIQLGSPPRYGAMTYNGEKEVVGGIVLMTKGANSAEVVGLVKERMKLVQKSLPNDVIIEPFLDRTNLINRAISTVERNLTEGALIVIFVLVLFLGNWRAGLIVASAIPLSLLFALSLMNLFGVSANLMSLGAIDFGLIVDGAVIIVEATMHHLALRKTTGRFTQQEMDEEVFLSASRIRNSAAFGEIIILVVYIPILTLIGIEGKMFRPMAQTVGFAILGALLLSLTYIPMMSALFLSKNAEPKRTFSDRMIGFFQRRYEPILKAAIRFKYQVVAVAVVLMIISVFIFSRMGGEFIPQLEEGDYAIEFVLPQGTSLSQTTETIMQAERMLRKYPQVKMVVGKTGSADVATDPMPPEASDLMVILKDKSAWPDGKGFYELADDMRNTLADIPGVIAEPSQPIQMRFNELMTGVKQDVAVKIFGENLDTLNLLAAKVALAIKPVKGVTQPQVERVSGLPQITVKYDRARMANYGLNIEDVNQVISTAFAGNTTGSIYENERRFDLVVRLDSAHRNAIENVSELFIPTPDGNQVPLSQVATVAYETGPAQISRENARRRIVVSFNITGRDVESVVKEVQAKLNTKVPLPTGYYYTYGGTFENLRQASARLMIAVPAALLLIFILLYFTFKSIKQATLIFTAIPMSAIGGVFALLLRGMPFSISAGVGFIALFGVAVLNGIVLIGTFNQLAKDGVEDVMERIYQGTKDRLRPVLMTATVASLGFLPMAVSTSAGAEVQKPLATVVIGGLLTATLLTLVVLPLLYLIFTKAGGHSSGKVKKTVLTLLVFGFTLPAFPQTSPPATRITLNGAYELAIQNNLQLRSSGLKIEQRKELGKTSFTLPKTGVFVENEDINPQDQKGILKIGLSQSLDWPGLYKARKNLLAEQTRSAEYSRDAQVMEVKKNIAGIYYNLWYYQSKQSLWQRLDSIYGTLAKAAVLRVKTGENAGLDSIAAQAKAKETKVQLRLIQKDIKNQQEALKRLLNTTLALLPDSLPLNKVALAGTEADTVAHPLLKIQQQQVNIAGAELKLAGQSQMPSFEGRFFSQRLYGISPPYSGFSVTVGIPLFGRGQYLHSIKAAQLEKNYQQTMLSDQQLAFSTSYRQEMEQLQKNSDLLDYYTSTGLKQADAIIKAANLSYRSGEIGFAELSQYLTQAIDIQRNYLEVLNEYNQSAIQLNYYTNSK; encoded by the coding sequence ATGTTAGATGCCATTATACGGTTCAGCATCCGTAATAAACTGGTGATCGGCTTTTTTACCCTGGCGTTAATTGCCTGGGGTATATGGAGCACTTCTCAGATCCCGGTAGATGCTTTACCCGATATTACCAATAACCAGGTGCAGGTGATCACCAAAGCACCAACGCTTGCCGCGCAGGAAGTGGAGCAGTTTATTACCTACCCGGTAGAACGTTCGCTGTCCAATCTGCCCAATATTACCGAAATGCGCTCTATGTCCCGTTTCGGGCTGAGTGTCATAACTATCGTTTTCAAAGAGTCCGTGGATGTTTATTTTGCCCGTCAGCTGATCGCCGAGAAGCTGAACGAGGTACAGGAGCAGATCCCCAAAGGTACCGGCAGGCCGGAGATGGCACCCGTTACCACGGGCCTGGGAGAAATCTACCAATATATATTACACCCCAAAAAAGGAAGCGAAAAGAAATATTCGGCGATGGACCTGCGCACGATGCAGGACTGGATCGTAGTGCGCCAGCTGTACGGTATTGCGGGCGTTGCGGAAGTTACTGCCTTTGGCGGGGTGGCCAAACAATTCGAGGTCGCCCTCGACCCGGATAAGCTCAAGGCAATGGATGTAACCATCCCGGAGGTATTTACCGCTTTGGAGAAAAACAACCAGAATACGGGTGGGGCTTACATAGACAAAAAACCCAATGCCTATTTTATCAGGGGTGTGGGTTTGATGTCGGGCATCCCTGATATTGAAAACACGATCATTAAACGCCAACTTAATGGTGTACCGATACTGGTAAAGAATGTCGCCAAAATACAACTGGGTTCACCGCCACGCTACGGGGCGATGACCTATAACGGCGAAAAGGAAGTGGTCGGCGGCATCGTACTAATGACGAAAGGGGCTAACAGCGCCGAAGTGGTCGGCTTAGTAAAAGAGCGCATGAAGCTGGTACAAAAGTCCTTACCGAATGATGTGATCATCGAGCCGTTCCTTGACCGTACTAATCTCATCAACCGCGCGATCAGTACGGTGGAGCGTAACCTGACCGAGGGCGCACTGATCGTGATCTTCGTATTGGTGCTGTTTTTAGGTAACTGGAGGGCCGGCTTAATTGTTGCCTCCGCTATCCCGTTATCGCTACTGTTCGCGCTTTCATTGATGAACCTTTTTGGTGTCTCGGCCAACCTGATGTCCTTAGGCGCGATTGATTTCGGGCTCATTGTAGATGGCGCTGTTATTATTGTAGAAGCGACCATGCACCACCTGGCATTGCGTAAAACTACGGGCCGCTTCACCCAGCAGGAAATGGATGAGGAAGTATTCCTGTCCGCATCCCGCATCCGAAACAGCGCTGCATTTGGAGAGATCATTATTTTGGTGGTATATATCCCCATCCTGACCCTAATCGGGATCGAGGGCAAGATGTTCCGGCCAATGGCGCAAACCGTAGGTTTCGCCATCTTAGGTGCGCTGCTCTTATCACTAACCTACATCCCGATGATGTCGGCCCTTTTCCTTTCTAAAAACGCTGAACCTAAAAGGACGTTTTCTGACCGCATGATCGGCTTTTTTCAGCGCAGGTACGAACCCATCCTAAAAGCAGCTATCCGTTTCAAATACCAGGTGGTGGCAGTCGCGGTGGTCCTGATGATCATTAGTGTTTTTATCTTTTCCCGAATGGGTGGTGAATTCATCCCCCAGCTGGAAGAGGGTGATTACGCTATTGAATTTGTGCTGCCGCAGGGAACCTCCTTATCCCAAACTACCGAAACCATTATGCAGGCCGAACGGATGCTGCGCAAATACCCACAGGTAAAAATGGTGGTGGGCAAGACAGGCAGTGCCGATGTGGCTACCGACCCGATGCCACCCGAAGCATCTGACCTGATGGTGATCCTGAAAGATAAATCAGCATGGCCGGATGGTAAAGGCTTTTATGAACTGGCGGACGATATGCGCAATACCTTAGCAGATATCCCAGGTGTGATCGCAGAACCCAGCCAGCCGATCCAGATGCGCTTTAACGAATTAATGACCGGTGTTAAACAGGATGTCGCGGTAAAGATATTCGGCGAGAACCTGGACACCCTGAATTTATTAGCGGCTAAAGTAGCACTGGCGATCAAGCCTGTTAAGGGCGTAACCCAGCCACAGGTGGAAAGGGTAAGCGGCCTGCCGCAGATCACGGTCAAATATGACCGCGCGCGGATGGCCAATTACGGGTTAAATATTGAAGATGTGAACCAGGTGATCAGTACCGCTTTTGCGGGGAACACGACGGGTTCTATTTATGAAAATGAACGCCGGTTTGACCTCGTTGTACGATTGGATTCCGCCCACCGCAACGCCATCGAGAATGTAAGCGAATTATTTATTCCTACACCGGATGGAAACCAGGTTCCTTTATCGCAAGTGGCAACCGTTGCCTATGAAACCGGGCCGGCGCAGATCAGCCGTGAGAATGCCCGCCGGCGGATCGTGGTCAGCTTCAACATAACGGGCAGGGATGTAGAGAGCGTAGTGAAAGAAGTGCAGGCCAAATTAAATACGAAAGTGCCGTTACCCACCGGATATTACTATACCTACGGGGGGACATTCGAGAATTTGCGCCAGGCAAGTGCCAGGCTGATGATCGCCGTCCCGGCAGCGCTGCTGCTGATATTCATTTTGCTGTATTTTACTTTCAAATCCATTAAGCAAGCGACACTGATTTTTACCGCGATACCCATGTCAGCCATCGGCGGTGTGTTCGCGCTGTTGTTAAGGGGAATGCCTTTCAGTATTTCGGCAGGTGTGGGTTTCATCGCTTTATTCGGCGTTGCGGTATTGAATGGTATTGTACTGATCGGTACGTTTAACCAGTTAGCCAAAGATGGAGTGGAAGATGTTATGGAACGGATCTACCAGGGCACGAAGGACAGGTTGCGCCCGGTATTAATGACTGCTACGGTAGCTTCTTTAGGCTTTCTGCCCATGGCTGTTTCCACCAGCGCGGGTGCAGAGGTTCAAAAACCCTTGGCAACCGTGGTGATCGGCGGATTATTAACGGCGACGTTGTTAACCCTGGTTGTGCTGCCCTTGCTTTACCTGATCTTTACAAAAGCCGGTGGCCATTCATCAGGGAAAGTAAAAAAGACTGTACTGACCTTATTGGTTTTCGGTTTTACGCTGCCCGCTTTCCCGCAGACATCACCGCCGGCGACACGGATCACCCTGAACGGGGCTTATGAGCTGGCTATTCAGAATAATTTACAACTGAGGTCGTCAGGCTTAAAGATCGAGCAGCGAAAGGAATTGGGCAAAACGTCGTTTACACTCCCTAAAACAGGCGTGTTTGTAGAGAATGAAGACATCAACCCGCAGGATCAGAAAGGCATCCTGAAGATCGGGCTGTCGCAAAGCCTCGACTGGCCCGGACTGTATAAGGCCCGAAAAAACCTTTTAGCGGAGCAAACCCGCTCGGCAGAATATTCCCGCGACGCGCAGGTGATGGAAGTGAAAAAGAATATTGCGGGGATCTATTATAATTTATGGTACTATCAAAGCAAGCAAAGCTTGTGGCAAAGGCTGGACAGTATTTACGGAACATTAGCAAAAGCTGCGGTGTTAAGGGTAAAGACAGGTGAGAACGCGGGCTTGGACAGTATAGCCGCGCAGGCCAAAGCAAAAGAAACCAAAGTGCAATTGCGCCTTATCCAAAAGGATATCAAAAATCAGCAGGAAGCTTTAAAACGATTGCTCAATACCACCTTAGCCCTGTTGCCGGATAGCTTGCCGTTGAATAAAGTAGCATTAGCGGGCACAGAGGCCGATACCGTTGCGCACCCGCTTTTAAAAATCCAGCAGCAGCAGGTAAATATTGCCGGGGCGGAGCTCAAATTAGCCGGGCAGAGCCAGATGCCATCTTTTGAGGGGAGGTTCTTTTCGCAACGTTTGTACGGCATCAGCCCGCCTTATTCCGGGTTTTCCGTAACCGTAGGTATCCCGCTTTTCGGACGGGGGCAGTACCTCCACAGCATCAAGGCTGCGCAACTGGAAAAAAATTACCAGCAAACTATGCTGAGCGATCAGCAACTGGCATTCAGTACTTCTTATCGCCAGGAAATGGAGCAGCTGCAAAAGAACAGCGATCTGCTGGACTATTACACCTCTACAGGTTTGAAGCAGGCGGATGCTATTATTAAAGCAGCCAACCTGTCTTACCGTTCCGGCGAGATCGGTTTTGCAGAACTTTCGCAATACCTTACCCAAGCTATAGATATCCAGCGCAACTATCTCGAAGTGCTCAATGAATATAACCAGAGCGCTATTCAACTGAATTATTATACCAACAGCAAATAA
- a CDS encoding Fur family transcriptional regulator, giving the protein MKELESQLIEKQIKPTAMRLVVLDFLVKQENAVSLTDIELNLDKTDRVTLYRSIKTFEEHGLVHRIDDGTGITKFALCQPSCTVEGHHDLHVHFYCTVCEETHCLPKTQIPEVRLPAGYEREETSLLVKGVCAECKRTYA; this is encoded by the coding sequence ATGAAAGAACTGGAAAGTCAGCTTATTGAAAAACAGATCAAACCGACGGCTATGCGGCTCGTTGTGCTGGATTTTTTGGTGAAACAGGAAAACGCGGTCAGTCTTACGGATATTGAATTAAACCTGGATAAAACAGACCGGGTAACCTTGTACAGGAGTATTAAAACTTTTGAAGAACATGGTTTGGTCCACCGGATAGATGACGGAACAGGTATTACCAAGTTTGCCTTATGCCAGCCATCCTGTACGGTAGAAGGGCACCATGACCTGCACGTACATTTCTATTGCACGGTTTGCGAAGAAACACATTGTTTACCCAAAACACAGATACCGGAGGTAAGGCTTCCGGCAGGATACGAAAGAGAGGAAACCAGCCTGCTGGTGAAAGGGGTTTGCGCGGAATGCAAAAGGACATATGCCTGA
- a CDS encoding DUF4099 domain-containing protein → MNLISFKEKDLPFRELETIGLAAGGQLLLNVNDLKALLSGRRTGLMHLENLEAEGIQIKAMDAKVSLRQNEQGKTDLLIHPIYRKPDTPDFLDDNEARQLEKGEVENFLKTTTDNKGNKKEILVEYDSETREFIVSDTEKIMAPDMVNNEFLTPAQKEKYRKGKEVELADRTKFNYSGTDLNGIRSNKLALIASIVIDGGLSYMVYKGLNALFGEKRDEKEAGTLSPGYYSAMADVEDQRPVATNEHIRFDSKSRVSR, encoded by the coding sequence ATGAACCTGATCAGCTTTAAAGAAAAGGATCTCCCGTTCCGGGAATTGGAGACCATCGGTCTGGCGGCAGGAGGCCAGCTTTTGTTGAACGTCAATGACCTGAAAGCACTGCTTTCAGGTCGCAGGACTGGCCTGATGCACCTGGAAAACCTGGAAGCAGAAGGCATACAGATCAAGGCCATGGATGCCAAAGTATCCCTCCGGCAAAACGAACAGGGTAAAACGGATCTGTTGATCCATCCTATTTACAGGAAACCGGATACGCCGGATTTCCTGGATGACAACGAAGCCCGGCAACTTGAAAAAGGCGAAGTAGAGAACTTTCTGAAAACGACCACCGATAATAAGGGCAATAAAAAGGAGATCCTGGTGGAATACGATTCGGAAACCCGCGAGTTTATTGTTTCTGACACAGAAAAGATCATGGCACCCGATATGGTCAACAATGAATTTCTCACACCGGCCCAAAAAGAAAAATACCGCAAAGGCAAAGAAGTAGAACTGGCCGACAGGACTAAGTTTAATTATTCAGGTACGGACCTGAATGGTATCCGGTCTAACAAGCTGGCCCTGATCGCTTCTATTGTCATTGACGGCGGGCTTTCTTATATGGTTTACAAAGGGCTGAATGCGCTCTTTGGTGAGAAACGGGACGAAAAGGAAGCCGGTACTTTAAGCCCCGGTTATTACAGCGCTATGGCTGATGTAGAGGACCAGCGGCCCGTGGCAACGAATGAGCACATCCGTTTTGACAGTAAAAGCCGTGTGTCACGGTAA
- the rseP gene encoding RIP metalloprotease RseP, with translation MHILLITGQFLLSLSLLVVVHELGHFLAAKAFGIRVEKFYLFFDAWGFSLFKFSYKGTLYGIGWLPLGGYIKMAGVFEDTEGANTKGDDRDGFYTKRAWQRLVVMSGGVIMNMAVAILIFSSLSVKYGSGYMQKIKADFGIIPADVGKKAGLLPGDRIIEVNEDSLYYQDELTSTRILKGNTLLTVVRSKGKERIHLHLNVSPATIRLLADKAPTAFFKIGTPFKIDSIYSNSDLKAAGFSKSDKITAVNGKPVNYYEEFMVKLRENKDKPLLLTVVHDGKTSQVEAHRDKDGHIGFSLEAVHPPETKPVQATLPQSVSFGAGRTWSVFSENARGVKDIIQGRVKAADALTGPVGIALLFGEATDWKRFWGLIAVLSTALAFINLMPVPVLDGGQVLLLAIEAFRGKPLKAVVIEYSQMAGFILLGLLSLFVVYNDIARLIMK, from the coding sequence ATGCACATTTTGCTCATTACGGGACAATTCTTATTAAGCCTGTCGCTATTGGTCGTGGTCCATGAACTGGGGCATTTCCTGGCTGCTAAAGCTTTCGGGATACGGGTAGAGAAATTCTACCTGTTTTTCGATGCCTGGGGATTCAGCCTGTTTAAATTTTCTTATAAAGGCACCCTGTATGGAATAGGCTGGCTTCCCTTGGGAGGGTATATCAAAATGGCTGGTGTATTTGAAGATACAGAAGGTGCAAATACGAAGGGTGATGACCGTGATGGTTTTTATACCAAACGGGCCTGGCAGCGCCTGGTTGTTATGTCCGGAGGGGTTATTATGAACATGGCTGTTGCTATACTGATCTTTTCATCGCTTTCCGTTAAATATGGAAGTGGTTACATGCAGAAGATCAAAGCTGATTTTGGGATCATTCCTGCTGACGTTGGCAAAAAAGCCGGGTTATTGCCCGGTGACCGGATTATAGAGGTGAATGAAGATTCGCTTTATTACCAGGATGAATTAACGAGCACCCGGATTTTGAAGGGGAATACACTGCTCACGGTGGTGCGCTCGAAAGGAAAAGAGCGTATTCATTTGCATCTCAATGTTTCACCTGCCACGATCAGGTTGCTCGCTGATAAAGCGCCTACAGCGTTTTTTAAGATAGGAACACCATTTAAGATCGACTCCATTTATTCCAACAGCGACCTTAAAGCCGCCGGATTCAGTAAAAGCGATAAGATCACCGCGGTTAACGGAAAGCCGGTAAACTACTATGAAGAGTTCATGGTAAAGCTTCGGGAAAATAAAGACAAACCTTTATTGCTGACGGTTGTCCATGACGGCAAGACCAGCCAGGTAGAAGCGCATCGAGATAAGGACGGACATATCGGGTTTTCGTTGGAAGCGGTACATCCGCCCGAAACAAAGCCAGTTCAGGCCACTTTACCGCAATCTGTATCCTTCGGCGCAGGCCGCACCTGGTCGGTGTTTTCTGAAAATGCGCGTGGCGTTAAAGACATTATTCAAGGCAGGGTGAAAGCGGCTGATGCGCTTACCGGGCCGGTAGGTATCGCTCTTCTTTTTGGCGAAGCCACGGACTGGAAAAGATTTTGGGGGTTGATCGCGGTTTTATCAACAGCGCTTGCTTTTATTAACCTGATGCCGGTACCCGTTTTAGACGGCGGGCAAGTCCTGCTTTTAGCAATTGAAGCCTTTCGCGGCAAACCACTGAAAGCGGTTGTAATCGAATATAGCCAGATGGCTGGATTTATCCTGTTAGGCCTGTTATCCCTATTTGTGGTCTACAACGATATTGCGAGACTGATTATGAAATGA
- a CDS encoding efflux RND transporter periplasmic adaptor subunit encodes MKLIFKPYIYLMLMAGMVASCTQQEKPKEADTEKEAAPAQANTVSLTTAQIKTAGIELGKIEMKNLATAIKANGLLSVPNQNKALVTSVTNGTIKTLTVQPGNYVNKGQVIATILNPDIAQLQQASQTTQAQLTLAQQEYERQKELVAGNAAPLKNLQKAEAELAALKSTKRSQQLQLSAMGISQSATNSGRLVTSISVVAPISGTVSEVSAQIGSNVDASTPIAQIVNNSQLHLDLFVFEKDLPKVKAGQRIHFTLTNSAGKEYDAKIYSIGTAFASQSKTIPVHAVVMGDKTGLIEGMNVTAIISIGNAVLPAVPSEAIVSNGGQDYIFMVKKQDAKETLFERVPVAKGVSDIGFTEITPVKNLKPGSIIVIKKTFFVLAKMVNTGEEE; translated from the coding sequence ATGAAACTCATATTTAAACCCTATATATACCTGATGCTTATGGCAGGAATGGTTGCGTCCTGTACGCAGCAGGAAAAGCCCAAAGAAGCTGATACGGAAAAAGAAGCTGCTCCAGCACAGGCAAATACAGTGAGCCTTACTACAGCCCAAATTAAAACAGCCGGCATTGAATTGGGTAAGATAGAAATGAAGAACCTGGCTACGGCCATTAAGGCCAACGGGCTATTGTCCGTACCTAATCAGAATAAGGCGTTGGTAACTTCAGTTACCAACGGCACTATCAAAACCCTGACGGTACAGCCCGGAAACTATGTAAATAAAGGGCAGGTTATCGCCACCATATTAAATCCTGATATTGCTCAGTTACAACAAGCTTCGCAAACCACCCAGGCCCAATTAACACTGGCGCAGCAGGAATATGAGCGCCAGAAAGAACTGGTGGCGGGCAATGCCGCACCGCTAAAGAACTTACAGAAAGCCGAAGCCGAACTGGCGGCATTAAAATCTACCAAGCGGTCACAGCAATTGCAGCTGTCGGCTATGGGGATCTCGCAATCTGCTACGAACAGCGGTCGTTTGGTGACCAGTATCTCGGTGGTCGCCCCCATCAGCGGTACGGTAAGCGAAGTGTCGGCACAGATTGGTTCCAACGTGGATGCGTCCACACCCATTGCGCAGATCGTTAACAATTCGCAGCTGCACCTCGATCTTTTTGTATTTGAAAAAGATTTGCCGAAGGTAAAGGCCGGGCAGCGCATCCACTTTACGCTCACCAACAGCGCGGGTAAGGAGTACGACGCAAAGATTTATTCTATCGGGACAGCTTTTGCCAGCCAGTCTAAAACGATCCCTGTTCATGCGGTGGTAATGGGCGATAAAACAGGTTTGATCGAAGGTATGAATGTAACGGCCATTATCAGTATCGGTAATGCTGTTTTACCGGCAGTGCCCTCAGAAGCTATCGTGAGCAACGGCGGGCAGGATTATATTTTTATGGTAAAAAAACAGGACGCCAAAGAAACGCTTTTTGAGCGTGTACCGGTAGCTAAGGGAGTTTCCGATATCGGGTTTACCGAGATAACGCCGGTAAAGAACCTGAAACCGGGTTCTATTATCGTGATCAAAAAAACATTCTTTGTCCTGGCTAAAATGGTGAATACCGGGGAGGAAGAATAG
- a CDS encoding DUF6660 family protein: MAVKRVIANDDLFTNFVKMKYLAIVFSIYMTLLSLMPCQDKEDIASNFIFSTSFHSSHSAKEHSGQEVCPPFCTCSCCSTARTLTSKPLTIVFFKIVKSQYPDSKISALQDQPLSVWQPPQSV; the protein is encoded by the coding sequence ATGGCTGTTAAACGGGTAATTGCTAATGATGATTTATTCACTAACTTTGTAAAAATGAAGTACCTGGCGATCGTCTTCAGTATTTATATGACTCTACTTTCCCTGATGCCCTGTCAGGATAAGGAAGATATTGCCTCCAATTTTATTTTCAGCACTTCCTTTCATAGCAGTCATTCGGCAAAAGAGCATAGCGGCCAGGAAGTGTGCCCGCCTTTTTGTACCTGTTCGTGCTGTTCTACGGCAAGAACGCTTACATCAAAGCCCCTGACCATCGTATTTTTCAAAATCGTTAAAAGTCAATATCCTGACAGCAAAATCTCCGCTTTACAGGACCAGCCTCTCTCCGTCTGGCAGCCCCCACAATCCGTATAA